The window ACAAAAATGGAACAGTTACTTGAGGCGCAGTTCCGAGCAGTAGCGGATAGCATGGAAAATAAATGGAGGGCAAGCAGATGCAATAGAATACCTAGCGAAGCATGGAGAAGCACAAGAGTGAGAAGTAAAAACAAGCCGACACATCGAAGCTTAGACAAACAACACAAGTAATTTAGTATAACACATTAGCATGACATTGTATAACACAACAACATGTGAAGGGCTTGCCAAAATGAAGTCACACTCAACAAGTGGTTTACAACATTTACATAAAGTCTATTCTAAGCTTAAGAAATAACATAACAGGAAGCTGCCCAAAAGCAGTAGGAATGGAATTACAATTTTCTGATCCAAAAGAATCAAAAAGAAAGACCTTCCTGTCAAAATGATGCATAGAAAGCTTCACAAGAACATGAGTTGCAACAGTGGACCATGGAGGTTGATGGCATCTGCTATAGTGAATCTATGCTATAATACCCGTAGAAAAAACTATTGATTGTTGAGTAAAATGGTTCATGTCATGCTATAATACCCTTAAAAACTATTTAATCTATGCTATAATTCCATCTATTTCATTCTATATATGAAAGCCTTTCGGGATTACAATATCAACTTCATGTCATGTTTTGACCAATTCATTATCAATACTTTTGCAGATGAGTTTCATGGAGGACTTGACTGGAACCAGCGTTACCAAATTCTAAAAGGAATTTGTCAGGGTATGCGTCACCTCCATGATGAAGCACATGTTCTTCACGGAGATCTCAAACCAGACAATATATTGCTGGGGGCTAATCTCGTGCCAAAAATACACGACTTTGGTTTGTCCAGGCTCTTAGATAAAGGAGAAACTTCAGGTTATACCAAAAACGTCTACGGGACTCGGTAAGCTGTAAACCGATCCTCTTGGTAAATTTTTTTTTTCCGGTGTCACTTGGTACTTCGGTAATCATAATGCATTAGACTTTGTATATACACACATATGCAGAGGATATATACCACCGGAGATGCTTCAAGGTCATTGGTCAACTAAGTCTGACATATACAGCTTAGGCGTTATAATCATGGAATTGTTGACTGGGAATAGATGGTTGGAGCCAAGTGTATTACAAGTGAGCAGAACTTTTCAAACTATATCTGGATCGAAGTGCTGCCATAATTTTATTTGGACTTTAGTGGGTGCTAATTCCCCAAAACAGAGAATGTCGCTGAGCCATTTCTGACCCATGTATTGGTGTAAATTTGTACAGGTATTGAAACAGTTGAGGAAAAAGTTGGTAAAAGAAGGAGCGTTTTCATCATGGGAAAACAAATACCGTCAAGTTAGAACATGTCTGGAGATTGGGTATACCTGCATGGAAATCGACTCAGATAAAAGGCCTACTGCATTGCAAATTATCCAGCTGCTTGATGAAACCGAAAGCACGAACTACTCTGCGGCATCACTTTGGCAGGTATGGCAAATCGAAAGCACAAGGACTGTTCTTTATCCATCTTTTTAACGTACTGATTGATAAAAAATTCAGTTTTAGCCAGACTTAAATCCTCACAAGCACAGTACAGTAGTACATTTCTTTTGTTCGGCCATTAGGCTAAACATATAGCAGTTCGCAGAGCCATCTCTAACGAAAGATATGtgctaattaaactaaataaggAAAGAAAATACATGACAAAGGGAAGACACAGTGTAAAATAGAGAAACACCAAACTCTTGCATGAAGTAATGGTCTCTTCAGCGAGGGAAGGCACCTTTCAAATTAGCAGAAATCCTACGATTTTACTCCTACATGCATGATACATCTAAGAGAATACTGATGTCACCCATTGCATACATGCTTACATGTTGATTTATATATAAGTGCAGTCAGGAGATGAGGAATCCGATTCATCGGACACAGAAGCTTTGGAGATAGAGACAACAACCGAGTTTTTTCCCAGTGACGAGGAACCCGCTTCTGCAGACACAACTGGAGAGACGAGCACACAGGAGCCTGATAAACCAGACCTAGTAAGTAAGTTGCCTGCGTTGGTGGATCTGTCTGACCTAAAAGTCCTGGAGAAAATCACAGATAATTTTTCACACAAACGAATAGTTGGGAAGGACGGTACGTTCAAGGGTTCACATAAGGCTTTTGTTTATAAGGTAGGCATGGTTGTATGTTACGATGTGGTGCTTTGCTTTGCTGCTGTCCTTTGAGTTCAACATCTTCATTGATCTTgattacacacacacacacacacacacacacacacacacatatactAAATGTATATATATTTGAACAGGGCGACATTCCATGTCaagaaatgatagctgtgaagaGGTTAATTGGAGTGGAGATTCCAGTTGAAAAGTTTAAGAGGGAAGCAGAACAGTTCATTAGTCTAGATCACAAGAATATAGTAAAGGTCGCCAGCTACTGCCACGATCAATCTAGAGGACATAGACTGGTACAGTTCAAAGGAGAACCACTACCACATCTGTTTAATGGTGCCGAACAACTGCTCTGCTATGAATATATGCACAACGGAAGTCTTCGCGACTATCTTGTTGGTATGATACCGGTCACTAACAATTACGTTATCTTTAACATCTGCAATCAATTACTGTTTTCTTTAACATCCGTAAACAATTTCTGTTTTCTTTAACATCTGTAATCAACTACTGGACAATTGCTTTCAATGGAGGAGGGCTGCAACGTCCAGTACAAATCATATATGGATGGATCGATATAATTTAGGAACTGCTTGCAGAAATAGAAGGAAAACCAATCCATTTATAGTTTACTTCACTAAGCTAGGTCTTCGTTCATTGATCCCTCCCTCTCTACTTGTTGTTTTATTAGGTCAAGAATCTCGTGAAATTGATTGGGAGATGCACTACAAATTGATCAAAGGGACTTGCGCAGGCTTACATTACCTCCACAAGGGCCGTGCGGATTGTCCAATTGTTCATCTGAATTTAAGCCCGTCAAATGTATTGCTTGACAAGAACTACGTACCATGCATCACAGGGTTCGATTTTTCGAAGCTCATTGGGGAAAAGAACACCAAATCCCTGGTACTTAAGCTTAATGGGCCCATGTATGTATGCTCTCAGTGCTACTGGTTTGAAAATTAGCTCTCGAATTTGCTCATGATACGTACGTGTCTATGTTATGTTCATTTCGAAGAAATTAAATGTCTATATTTTGTGGCCTATCGGTTTAGCTAGTCGATTGACTGTAATATGTTTTAATTAAACTGATATGTTCATATATTATGCAGTGCTTACCTGCCACCAGATTTCTTCCACTCCAAGGGTACTGACCTCAAATATCTAGCTATGGTGGATATATACAGCTTGGGTCTTATGATTCTAGAGATAGCAACACAACAAGAGATCAAAGGCAACCACGGAGTGCTTATTAAGAGTGTAAGACGATTTGTTTTAACACTTTGATCATGCGATAGCTTTTATTGCTTGACAGAAAATAACAATAAATTTCAACCTTACCTAAAAATAATTATTATTTGCCCTTAGATATTTGATGATCTAATATACTCTACAGATAGAGGAAAACTGGAGGGAAGAGTCACAAATAAGATGGTTGTATACCTCACTAGAAGCTGACGAACTGCAGCAAGTAAAAATGTGCATTGATATTGGCCTACACTGCGTCCAGTCAAAGCCTGAAAAGAGACCTACCGCTAGGGACATCATGCTCTGGCTTGATAAAGGGGTCAATCCAGTCCCAGCCCCAAGAGCAGGTGGAGGAGTGTCAAGACCTACAGTCTCAGTTCCAAGTGCAGGTCCAGGAGGAGTGCCAAGACCTCCTGTCCCAACTAATATCACCCATGCAGATGACCGCAtccaaggttttcccattccggAGCCCTCTAGTGTTAATGAATATTTGTTGATGAAAACTGCATTTGTGAAAACAATTAAAATACAAAATCTTCATCTTTTGTCAAAAACAAATTCGATAAAGATCTTTTTTCAATGAAGGGCATACTTTATTGACCCAAAATGTAGCATCAAGAGGATTCAAACAATCCAAATGTCTTCATCTACTTCTGTTCATCCAAATCGACCAGTAAAGCATTTCACACAAAGTTATAAGACCAAGGGCTTCCTCCTTTTCAAATAAAACACTCATCTATCCGGCAGAAAAAAAAACACTCATCTTCGTCCATGGATACTCGTGTTGAAGACTCCCTACGATCTTGTTTCTTTTTTTGGGGAAAAGGAGGATAACCCCCGGCCtttgcatcagaacgatgcatgcGGTCTTGTTTCTGTGTCTTTTTTCAAGTGTGCATCTACTGTTGTGACTAAATATATGCCTTTGACTCACTGGTCAATCAAAGGTCAGCAAGGCTACCGATGTTTACACAATCTTAAGTATTTACATGAAATTGATTACAGTTTTAATCCAGCGAAGCAAATATATATTCCCAGCTGGATCAAACTTGTCTAATGCTTTTGTACATTTATTATATGTTATACCAGGAAACGAGAAGCCGGCGGGATTCATAAAACGAATCTTCGGAAGAAAGTAGCCACCTGAGGGAGGAGGAGAATTCTTTGAAGTGGACAGGATTTAAGAAACGATTCATTCCCGGCGGTGAAAATTATATGATGGTTCAACAAAGCTCGTGGTTGGTACTGTTGGAACGTGGCATCTGCAGCTGCCTGACTGAGTTGATCATGAGGAGGGGGAGCGCTCACTGCATGGACTGGGATCATGTTCTGTCAGCCAACGCGAGTCACACAGTGACACAAGTAGCATTTAGTGTGTAACCTGACCCCATGAGTGGGAAAGTTACACAAATCTTCTGGTACCGCAAGCGATGCGCCACATCTGTGGAAGGGGCCGGAGGTAGTTTTACTGCATATTGGATCCTTTCTGTATTCTTATCTTTCTATGTTTCGCATTCATGTGATCTATACGAAGCAAAGTGTGTGGCTTGCATCATTTAGACAGTCCAAGTACTGTAGTCAGTTGCAGAGAGTTCGGTCCATTTCTGAACTTGGGTCGGAGCTATGCTGTCATGAAAATGTGAGATGATTTTCAGGA is drawn from Aegilops tauschii subsp. strangulata cultivar AL8/78 chromosome 1, Aet v6.0, whole genome shotgun sequence and contains these coding sequences:
- the LOC141041343 gene encoding uncharacterized protein; translated protein: MDQPELEVSEIDELERVVGDAGAKARRLELSLLERITNRFSDERRIGSGGFGEVYLGVLPSGLRIAVKKLYPIAGLDEIAFANEISIIMKVAHENIVRLIGYCDHTNHEHIEHNGKLIFAKYRQILICTEYMPNGSLTSHINDEFHGGLDWNQRYQILKGICQGMRHLHDEAHVLHGDLKPDNILLGANLVPKIHDFGLSRLLDKGETSGYTKNVYGTRGYIPPEMLQGHWSTKSDIYSLGVIIMELLTGNRWLEPSVLQVFVQVLKQLRKKLVKEGAFSSWENKYRQVRTCLEIGYTCMEIDSDKRPTALQIIQLLDETESTNYSAASLWQSGDEESDSSDTEALEIETTTEFFPSDEEPASADTTGETSTQEPDKPDLVSKLPALVDLSDLKVLEKITDNFSHKRIVGKDGTFKGSHKAFVYKGDIPCQEMIAVKRLIGVEIPVEKFKREAEQFISLDHKNIVKVASYCHDQSRGHRLVQFKGEPLPHLFNGAEQLLCYEYMHNGSLRDYLVGQESREIDWEMHYKLIKGTCAGLHYLHKGRADCPIVHLNLSPSNVLLDKNYVPCITGFDFSKLIGEKNTKSLVLKLNGPIAYLPPDFFHSKGTDLKYLAMVDIYSLGLMILEIATQQEIKGNHGVLIKSIEENWREESQIRWLYTSLEADELQQVKMCIDIGLHCVQSKPEKRPTARDIMLWLDKGVNPVPAPRAGPGGVPRPPVPTNITHADDRIQGNEKPAGFIKRIFGRK